Proteins from one Drosophila gunungcola strain Sukarami chromosome 3R, Dgunungcola_SK_2, whole genome shotgun sequence genomic window:
- the LOC128252453 gene encoding charged multivesicular body protein 3, protein MGLFGKTPSKDPKEQVQEWTHKIRKEGNQLDRQIRSIQREEEKVKRSLKQAAQKNDRDTCVILAKEIVNARKAINRIYTSKAHLNSIQMQMKNQLSTLRVAGSLQKSTEVMQAMQSLVRYPELAGIMRDMSKEMMKAGIIEEMLDETMDSLEESEELEEEAGKEVDKVLWEITDGKLGEAPLPPEATPADKASASATAARVEVPVQEDDDDEGEELQEMQSRLASLRS, encoded by the exons GTGGACGCACAAGATACGGAAGGAGGGCAACCAGTTGGATCGCCAGATTCGGAGTATCCAGCGGGAGGAGGAGAAGGTGAAACGCTCCCTCAAGCAGGCGGCGCAAAAAAACGACCGCGACACCTGCGTCATTCTCGCCAAGGAGATTGTGAATGCGCGGAAGGCCATCAACCGCATATACACGTCAAAGGCGCACCTCAACTCCATCCAGATGCAGATGAAGAACCAGCTTT CCACCTTGCGGGTAGCAGGATCGCTGCAGAAGTCCACCGAGGTCATGCAGGCCATGCAGAGTCTGGTGCGCTATCCGGAACTGGCGGGCATCATGCGGGACATGTCCAAGGAAATGATGAAGGCCGGCATTATCGAGGAGATGCTGGACGAGACCATGGACTCGCTGGAGGAGTCCGAagagctggaggaggaggcgggCAAGGAGGTGGACAAGGTTTTGTGGGAGATCACGGATGGCAAGCTGGGAGAGGCTCCCTTGCCCCCAGAGGCTACTCCAGCGGACAAGGCGTCTGCGTCTGCGACCGCTGCCCGCGTCGAGGTCCCAGTCCAGgaggatgatgatgacgagGGCGAGGAACTGCAGGAGATGCAGAGCCGCCTGGCCTCGCTGCGATCTTAG